TTACAAAACGGCTTCAATGCCTACAATATTTCTGGTGGCATGATGTCACATTCAGTTTTCTTGAGGGATGAAACCGTGGCGGGTACCTTATACTAACAAAGTTCAATTGCAAATTATATAATATCAAGATGAAAACAGACTTTAAACTGATCGATCTCATTGTCAGGCTCATCTGTCTGGGCTTGATATTTTATTGGTGTTTCCTGCTTTTCCGTCCCCTAGTGACACTTATAGTCTGGGGAGCGATTCTAGGGGTCACTTGGTTTCCTTTATTCTTGAGGATCAAGGCTGTTGTGGGGGGACGTGCTAAATTGGCAACTGTCCTCCTCACTCTAATCTCTATCCTGATTATCGCCGGTCCGGTGAGCGCGATCGCATTGGTATTGGTTGGCAATCTTCAAACCTTAGCAGATAATCTCCTTAACCAATCTATCGTCCTGCCTTCCCCTGAGATTGTCAGCTCGTGGCCTGTCATCGGTCAACCCTTAAACGCTATTTTGCAAGTTGCCTCAGTTAATATTGGGGAACTTTCCACTCGGTTTGAGCCACAACTAAAAGAACTAGCGAAAACCTCCCTTTTAGTTGCCGGGAATACCAGCGTGACTCTTCTCAAATTTATCTTATCGATTATCATCGCAGGGGTGCTCACCCTCTACAACAATGAAGTTAAAGACGGAGTAATCCGATTTTCCGAAAGAATTGCACCAGGGTGGGGCGGTGAATTCTTGAAACTTTCCGTCTTGACTGTGCGCAATGTTGCTCGTGGTGTCATTGGCGTAGCAATTGTGCAGAGTTTACTGATCGGTATTGGATTAATTGTCGCAGGTATACCGGCTGCGGGTTTGTTAACATTCCTCTGCTTGGTTTTAGCCCTTATCCAGATTGGTCCGATGTTAATTGTTCTACCAGTACTAATCTTCGCCTGGTCAACGATGAATAATTTCTGGGCATTAATTTTTACCCTTTGGATGTTACCATCTGCCCTTATTGATAATTTCTTAAAGCCCATCTGGATGGCGAGGGGATTACCGGTACCGATGCCGGTGATTATTATTGGTGTGTTTGGGGGAGTCCTCACTCACGGTTTTATCGGTCTGTTTGTAGGACCTGTCATACTGAGTCTAGGTTATGAACTAATCAAAGCTTGGCTAAACCAAGACCTTATTCTCAAATCGACCCCTGCCGATGAAAATTCTTAATATCTGTCAAATAGAACATTTCCGTCATCGTAGTATGTTACTTTTATTGTCATAATCTTTATATTCCTTAAAGACTATGCATTGCTTTTGAACTTACTCAGTTATTATGGAATAATGGAGAACCAGTCTTTTGTGCTTGATTATCTATTATCCCATGAGTTTAACTTGGATTAGCCGTGCTCAACGTTTAAGTAGCCTACCCCCCTACGTATTCGCTCGTCTCGATGAATTAAAAGCCCGCGCTCGAGAACAGGGTATCGATTTAATCGATTTAGGAATGGGTAACCCCGATGGTACCGCACCTCAACCGGTAATTGATGCGGCGATCGCGGCTTTGGCTAAAGCAGAATATCATGGCTATCCACCTTTTGAAGGAACGGCTAATTTTCGCAAAGCTATTACTAATTGGTATCAACGCTCTTATCGAGTGGAACTAGATCCGAATAACGAAGCCTTACCACTGTTAGGATCTAAAGAGGGATTAGCCCATCTCGCCCTAGCCTATGTTGATCCCGGTGACATAGTTTTAGTACCTAGTCCCTCCTATCCCGCCCATTTTCGCGGTCCCATGATCGCCGGTGGGACAATCTATCCCCTCATCGTTAAGCCGGAAAACGACTGGTTAATCGATTTAACCGCTATTCCCGAAGCTATAGCACAAAAAGCCAAAATTCTTTACTTCAATTATCCGAATAATCCTACTACCGCTACTGCACCTAGGGAGTTTTTTGAGGAAGTGGTGGCTTTTGCTCGTCATTACCAAATTTTACTAGTCCATGATCTCTGTTACGCTGAATTAGCTTTTGACGGTTATCAACCTACTAGTTTACTGGAGATTCCCGGCGCTAAAGAGCTCAGCGTAGAGTTTCATACTCTGTCTAAAACTTATAGTATGGCGGGTTGGCGCGTGGGTTTTGTGGTGGGGAATTCTGATATTATTCAAGGACTACGCACCCTCAAAACTAATCTGGATTATGGTATCTTTAGCGTGATTCAAACCGCAGCAGAGACAGCACTAGGATTACCAGAAATCTATATTAAACAGGTACAAGATCGCTATCGTCAACGTCGTGATCTGTTAATCCAAGGTTTGGCTGAGTTGGGATGGGATATACCTAAGTCTAAAGCGACTATGTATCTCTGGATTCCTACTCCTGTAGGGGTTGGTTCCACCGATTTTGCTCTAAACTTGTTGCAAACCACAGGAATAGTCGTGACTCCCGGTAATGCTTTTGGGGAAGGGGGCGAGGGTTATATTAGAATTAGTTTAATCGCCGAGTGCGATCGCTTGTTGGAAGCTCTTAATCGCATGAAGCAGGCTAAAATTAGTTACAGTAGTTGAATCTAAAAGGAAAAAACCAAATTATGAGCTTTAAATATATTAACAATGTCGCCAAAAAAGAGAATCTGGAAAAATTTCTGGAATTAGTAGATTTAGCCGCAGGTTCCGGTCAAGATGTTAATAATGTCTTTGATATTAGCGAGAAGCTTAATCAAAGTACTCCAATGAATAAATGTCTCAAAGCGATTAAAAATCATCCTGCTTCAGCGCAAATGCTCGAAGAAAAGTACGTGGGACCTCTTTATGATCTAGAAGCAATGCTGAAAATGCCTAAACATTCTCTGGGGTGGACTTATGCTAATATAATTAGCGTTCTAGGTTATGATCCTCAATTCTATAGACGTCCAGAAACTTTTATCAATGATGCAGCCTACGTCAGTTTTCGAGTCTACAAAACCCACGATCTTCACCATATTTTAACGGGGTTTAGCTTGGATGATTTAGGAGAATTGGGAGTAATTTCAGTCAGTGCTAGCCAATTTGCCTATCCAACTTTTATTTTCTTGGATTTAATCAGTATGATTATGACTTTCTTTAGTAGCGATCAGCTATACCAAGACGACCTACCAATGACAGAAGC
The genomic region above belongs to Gloeocapsa sp. PCC 73106 and contains:
- a CDS encoding aspartate aminotransferase; translated protein: MSLTWISRAQRLSSLPPYVFARLDELKARAREQGIDLIDLGMGNPDGTAPQPVIDAAIAALAKAEYHGYPPFEGTANFRKAITNWYQRSYRVELDPNNEALPLLGSKEGLAHLALAYVDPGDIVLVPSPSYPAHFRGPMIAGGTIYPLIVKPENDWLIDLTAIPEAIAQKAKILYFNYPNNPTTATAPREFFEEVVAFARHYQILLVHDLCYAELAFDGYQPTSLLEIPGAKELSVEFHTLSKTYSMAGWRVGFVVGNSDIIQGLRTLKTNLDYGIFSVIQTAAETALGLPEIYIKQVQDRYRQRRDLLIQGLAELGWDIPKSKATMYLWIPTPVGVGSTDFALNLLQTTGIVVTPGNAFGEGGEGYIRISLIAECDRLLEALNRMKQAKISYSS
- a CDS encoding Coq4 family protein, with protein sequence MSFKYINNVAKKENLEKFLELVDLAAGSGQDVNNVFDISEKLNQSTPMNKCLKAIKNHPASAQMLEEKYVGPLYDLEAMLKMPKHSLGWTYANIISVLGYDPQFYRRPETFINDAAYVSFRVYKTHDLHHILTGFSLDDLGELGVISVSASQFAYPTFIFLDLISMIMTFFSSDQLYQDDLPMTEAAKTLGYKLEVISKGLQMGQAAKPLFPIKWEEGFERPLDEWREELNIQPVTDGFYSWYSRPELARAIA
- a CDS encoding AI-2E family transporter, producing MKTDFKLIDLIVRLICLGLIFYWCFLLFRPLVTLIVWGAILGVTWFPLFLRIKAVVGGRAKLATVLLTLISILIIAGPVSAIALVLVGNLQTLADNLLNQSIVLPSPEIVSSWPVIGQPLNAILQVASVNIGELSTRFEPQLKELAKTSLLVAGNTSVTLLKFILSIIIAGVLTLYNNEVKDGVIRFSERIAPGWGGEFLKLSVLTVRNVARGVIGVAIVQSLLIGIGLIVAGIPAAGLLTFLCLVLALIQIGPMLIVLPVLIFAWSTMNNFWALIFTLWMLPSALIDNFLKPIWMARGLPVPMPVIIIGVFGGVLTHGFIGLFVGPVILSLGYELIKAWLNQDLILKSTPADENS